In Arthrobacter sp. SLBN-112, a genomic segment contains:
- a CDS encoding TetR/AcrR family transcriptional regulator gives MPKIVDHDERRLELVDATWRIIARQGLESATMREIAMEAGFANGALKPYFPTKDTLLEFAFSHVFNRTNQRIAQVAAGKTGLDALRAFCLEVLPLDEERINEARVVIPFWQKAVNDPRKAEIHRESMAEWLAAICRYLAEARNSGDVSAGVADSVLAGQLLNMLLGTQIEAALAPEGQLEFGHAAQLEGYLALLGKIPGGK, from the coding sequence GTGCCGAAGATAGTTGACCATGACGAGCGCCGCCTGGAACTCGTGGATGCCACCTGGCGGATCATCGCCCGCCAAGGCCTCGAAAGCGCCACCATGCGCGAGATTGCCATGGAGGCAGGCTTCGCCAACGGCGCCCTGAAACCCTACTTCCCCACAAAGGACACGCTGCTCGAGTTCGCCTTCAGCCACGTCTTCAACCGGACCAACCAGCGTATCGCCCAGGTGGCGGCAGGCAAGACCGGGCTGGATGCACTGCGGGCTTTCTGCCTCGAAGTACTCCCCCTCGACGAGGAGCGCATCAACGAAGCCCGGGTGGTCATCCCGTTCTGGCAGAAGGCGGTCAACGATCCGCGGAAGGCGGAAATCCACCGCGAATCCATGGCGGAATGGCTGGCCGCCATCTGCCGCTACCTGGCAGAGGCAAGGAACAGCGGCGACGTCAGTGCCGGCGTCGCCGACTCCGTCCTCGCCGGCCAGCTGCTGAACATGCTGCTGGGGACCCAGATTGAGGCAGCCCTTGCCCCGGAGGGCCAGCTGGAGTTCGGCCACGCCGCGCAACTGGAAGGCTACCTCGCCCTGCTGGGCAAAATTCCGGGCGGCAAATGA
- the purU gene encoding formyltetrahydrofolate deformylase: MTITETHIPTPKAPTTVEHVLTLDCPEGPGIVHAVSGFLLEHGCDIIDNKQFGERSEGHFFMRVHFASEGDESTLQVLRDSFAPVADKFGMRWQLERQGSKRKVLIMVSKFGHCLNDLLFRARMGELPVDVVAVVSNHLDHQALVEWHGIPFHHIPVTAATKPEAEAKLMELVDGLDVELVVLARYMQVLSDDLTRQLDGRAINIHHSFLPSFKGAKPYHQAYARGVKTVGATAHYVNAELDEGPIIAQQVVEVDHTYGPEDLVAAGRDTECKALSNAVKWHCEGRVLLQGNRTVVLR, encoded by the coding sequence ATGACCATCACTGAAACCCATATCCCCACACCGAAGGCGCCAACCACTGTGGAACACGTCCTCACCCTGGACTGCCCGGAAGGCCCCGGCATTGTGCACGCCGTCTCCGGCTTCCTGCTGGAACACGGCTGCGACATCATCGACAACAAACAGTTCGGCGAACGCTCCGAAGGCCATTTTTTCATGCGTGTGCACTTCGCGTCCGAGGGTGACGAATCGACACTGCAGGTGCTGCGGGATTCGTTTGCCCCGGTGGCGGACAAGTTCGGCATGCGGTGGCAGCTGGAACGCCAGGGATCCAAGCGCAAAGTGCTGATCATGGTGTCCAAGTTTGGGCACTGCCTCAACGACCTCCTGTTCCGCGCCCGGATGGGCGAACTGCCGGTGGACGTGGTGGCCGTAGTGTCCAATCACCTGGACCACCAGGCACTGGTGGAGTGGCACGGCATCCCGTTCCACCACATCCCGGTCACGGCCGCCACCAAGCCCGAGGCCGAGGCGAAACTCATGGAACTGGTGGACGGGCTCGACGTGGAACTGGTGGTGCTGGCCCGCTACATGCAGGTGCTCAGCGACGACCTGACCCGGCAGTTGGACGGCCGGGCCATCAACATCCACCACTCGTTCCTGCCCAGCTTCAAGGGCGCCAAGCCGTACCACCAGGCCTATGCGCGGGGTGTCAAGACCGTGGGCGCCACGGCGCATTACGTCAACGCCGAACTCGATGAGGGGCCCATCATCGCGCAGCAGGTGGTGGAAGTGGACCATACGTACGGGCCCGAGGACCTGGTGGCCGCCGGCCGTGACACCGAATGCAAGGCCCTCTCCAACGCGGTCAAGTGGCACTGCGAAGGCCGGGTCCTCCTGCAGGGCAACCGCACAGTGGTGCTGCGGTAG
- a CDS encoding DUF1345 domain-containing protein, protein MNAVAASQDRHHNFNSPAHHSRLRMVVMLAVGVVVALAVGALGRWAYAPALGWAAASATYLIWVWSVIRHMGPGATAAHARREDPGRVFSDTLVLSATVASFAGVALILLDASNSQGMSKDATVAMALGSIALSWFLVHTLFTLRYAAIYYRDGTGVDFNEETQPRYADFAYLAFTVGMTFQVSDTDLKTNAIRSTVLRQALLSYLLGAIVLATTINLVSGLIH, encoded by the coding sequence ATGAATGCCGTTGCCGCGTCCCAGGATCGCCACCACAACTTCAATTCCCCCGCGCACCACTCCCGGCTGCGGATGGTGGTGATGCTCGCTGTCGGCGTGGTGGTGGCGCTGGCTGTCGGAGCGCTTGGCCGCTGGGCCTATGCGCCCGCCCTTGGCTGGGCGGCCGCTTCCGCAACGTACCTGATCTGGGTATGGAGCGTCATCCGGCACATGGGCCCGGGCGCTACGGCGGCCCACGCCCGGCGGGAGGATCCGGGCCGGGTCTTTTCGGACACCCTGGTCCTCAGTGCCACGGTGGCCAGCTTTGCCGGAGTGGCCCTGATCCTGCTGGACGCCTCCAATTCGCAGGGCATGAGCAAGGACGCCACGGTGGCCATGGCCCTGGGCAGCATCGCGTTGTCCTGGTTCCTGGTCCACACGTTGTTCACCCTCCGCTACGCGGCCATCTACTACCGCGACGGGACCGGCGTTGATTTCAATGAGGAAACCCAGCCCCGGTATGCAGACTTCGCGTACCTGGCCTTCACCGTCGGCATGACCTTCCAGGTATCGGACACCGACCTGAAAACCAACGCCATCCGCTCAACGGTCCTGCGGCAGGCCCTGCTGTCCTACCTGCTGGGGGCCATCGTGCTGGCAACCACCATCAACCTGGTGTCGGGACTCATCCACTAA
- a CDS encoding L-serine ammonia-lyase has translation MALSVLDLFSVGIGPSSSHTVGPMRAAKRFADGLKGDGHLASTVRVQSELFGSLGATGRGHGSDKAVVLGLQGLEPETVNTFTADDQVAAAALNAELQIAGSHRVDFNWEEDVVLHRRKSLPAHPNGMTFRALDHTGAVLSERSYYSIGGGFVVDGDAEGADKVVADDTVLPYPFSTADELLQICSREGMSISDVMLANELTWHSEAELREKLLGLWAVMRECVENGCNAEGILPGGLKVPRRAPGLFRTLTASAAASAEASAQAAAATPSPVQAPADPLLAMEWVNLFALAVNEENAAGGRIVTAPTNGAAGIVPAVLHYYVKFVPGAGDDGVVRFLLAAAAVGILFKTNASISGAEVGCQGEVGSACSMAAAGLCEVLGGTPAQVENAAEVGIEHNLGLTCDPVGGLVQIPCIERNAIASVKAINAARLALHGDGSHKVSLDKAIKTMRDTGADMKTKYKETSRGGLAVNVIEC, from the coding sequence ATGGCGCTCAGCGTCCTGGACCTGTTCTCTGTTGGCATCGGGCCCTCGTCGTCACACACGGTGGGCCCGATGCGGGCGGCCAAGCGCTTCGCCGATGGGCTGAAGGGCGACGGCCACCTGGCCTCCACCGTGCGCGTCCAGTCGGAACTTTTCGGTTCCCTGGGCGCCACGGGGCGCGGGCACGGCTCCGACAAGGCAGTGGTCCTGGGCCTGCAGGGCCTGGAGCCCGAAACAGTCAACACCTTCACGGCCGATGACCAGGTTGCGGCCGCCGCCCTGAACGCCGAGCTGCAGATCGCCGGCAGCCACCGCGTGGATTTCAACTGGGAAGAGGACGTGGTGCTGCACCGGCGCAAGTCCCTTCCCGCGCACCCCAACGGCATGACTTTCCGCGCCCTTGACCACACCGGCGCCGTACTCAGCGAACGGAGCTACTACTCCATTGGCGGCGGCTTCGTGGTGGACGGCGACGCCGAAGGGGCAGACAAGGTGGTGGCAGACGACACCGTGCTGCCCTACCCGTTCTCCACGGCGGACGAGCTGCTGCAGATCTGCAGCCGCGAGGGCATGTCCATTTCCGACGTCATGCTGGCCAACGAACTCACCTGGCACAGCGAAGCGGAGCTCCGGGAGAAGCTGCTGGGGCTCTGGGCCGTGATGCGCGAATGCGTGGAGAACGGCTGCAACGCCGAGGGCATCCTGCCGGGCGGCCTCAAGGTGCCCCGGCGCGCCCCCGGACTGTTCCGCACCCTGACCGCCTCCGCCGCGGCATCGGCGGAAGCCTCCGCCCAGGCGGCGGCAGCAACGCCGTCGCCCGTCCAGGCGCCGGCGGACCCGCTGCTGGCGATGGAATGGGTCAACCTGTTCGCGCTCGCCGTGAACGAGGAGAATGCCGCCGGCGGACGGATCGTCACCGCGCCCACCAACGGCGCGGCCGGAATTGTGCCTGCCGTCCTGCACTACTACGTGAAGTTTGTTCCAGGAGCGGGCGACGACGGTGTGGTCCGCTTCCTGCTGGCGGCGGCCGCCGTCGGAATCCTGTTCAAGACGAACGCCTCCATCTCAGGCGCCGAGGTGGGCTGCCAGGGGGAGGTGGGCTCTGCCTGCTCGATGGCCGCCGCCGGGCTCTGCGAAGTGCTCGGCGGGACGCCGGCGCAGGTGGAGAACGCCGCCGAGGTGGGAATCGAGCACAACCTGGGCCTGACCTGCGATCCCGTGGGCGGGCTGGTGCAGATCCCGTGCATCGAGCGGAACGCGATCGCCAGCGTGAAGGCGATCAACGCGGCCCGGCTGGCCCTGCACGGGGACGGGAGCCACAAGGTCTCGCTGGACAAGGCCATCAAGACCATGCGCGACACCGGAGCCGACATGAAAACCAAGTACAAGGAAACCTCCCGAGGAGGCCTCGCCGTGAATGTAATCGAGTGCTGA
- a CDS encoding sarcosine oxidase subunit alpha family protein has product MTSQNARLATGGRIDRTISWRFTVDGEEFTGHPGDTLASALLANGRVAVGNSLYEDRPRGIMSAGVEEANALVRIEARFPGHVAESMLPATTVSLVDGLKATLLNGLGKLDPEDDRAEYDKKYVHTDVLVVGGGPAGLAAAREAVRTGARVMLLDDQPELGGSLLSGSTAPGLAETIEGKPALEWVADVEAELVSGAESTVLNRTTAFGAYDANYVIAVQNRTDHLSSPAAPGVSRQRIWHIRANQVVLAPGAHERPLVFENNDRPGIMLASAVRSYLNRYGLAAGKRVAISTTNDSAYAVAADLAAAGVKVAAVIDARPALTAAATAAVESGIRVLIGSAVANTSADGSGRLDGVTVRSINDDGELTSGVEQIACDLLAVSGGWSPLVHLHSQRQGKLRWDDALAAFVPSTEVPNQQTIGSGRGSFATADCVAEGVSAGARAAIAAGFASAVEPSPLAEPKASAPTRQLWLVPGESGTPDDWHHHFVDFQRDQSVADVLRSTGAGMRSVEHIKRYTSISTANDQGKTSGVNAIGVIAAALRTAGEASRGIGDIGTTTYRAPFTPVAFAALAGRQRGELFDPARITSIHPWHVAKGALFEDVGQWKRPWYYPQDGEDMDAAVLRECAAVRDSVGFMDATTLGKIEIRGKDAGEFLNRVYTNAFKKLAPGSARYGVMCTPDGMIFDDGVTLRVDDDTYFMTTTTGGAAKVLDWLEEWLQTEWPELDVKCTSVTEQWSTIAVVGPKSREVIAKVAPELAANGGLDAEAFPFMTFRETTLASGVRARVCRISFSGELAYEINIPAWYGLNTWEAVAAAGAEFNITPYGTETMHVLRAEKGYPIVGQDTDGTVTPQDAGMEWIVSKAKDFIGKRSYSRADSSREDRKHLVSVLPVDGTLRLPEGTQLVEKGRSTNPAYGPVPMEGFVTSSYHSAALGRSFGLALIKNGRNRIGETLVAAAGDQLVDVVVAETVLFDPEGTRKDG; this is encoded by the coding sequence GTGACCTCGCAGAACGCCCGCCTGGCAACCGGCGGCCGCATCGACCGAACCATCTCCTGGCGCTTCACCGTGGACGGCGAGGAATTCACCGGGCACCCCGGCGACACGCTTGCCTCCGCGCTGCTGGCCAACGGCCGCGTCGCCGTCGGCAATTCGCTCTATGAGGACCGCCCCCGCGGCATCATGTCCGCGGGTGTGGAAGAGGCCAACGCCCTGGTCCGCATCGAAGCCCGCTTCCCCGGCCACGTCGCCGAATCCATGCTCCCCGCCACCACCGTTTCCCTCGTTGACGGGCTCAAGGCCACCCTGCTTAACGGGCTGGGCAAACTGGACCCGGAAGACGACCGCGCCGAATACGACAAGAAGTACGTCCACACCGACGTCCTGGTGGTCGGCGGCGGTCCCGCCGGCCTCGCCGCAGCCCGCGAAGCAGTCCGCACCGGCGCCCGCGTCATGCTGCTGGACGACCAGCCCGAACTCGGCGGCTCACTGCTCTCCGGCTCCACCGCGCCCGGCCTGGCCGAGACCATCGAAGGCAAGCCCGCCCTGGAGTGGGTGGCCGACGTCGAGGCCGAGCTGGTGTCCGGTGCGGAATCCACCGTCCTGAACCGCACCACCGCCTTCGGCGCCTACGACGCCAACTACGTCATCGCGGTCCAGAACCGCACCGACCATCTCTCCAGCCCCGCGGCCCCCGGCGTTTCCCGCCAGCGGATTTGGCACATCCGTGCCAACCAGGTGGTGCTGGCCCCCGGCGCCCACGAGCGTCCCCTGGTGTTCGAGAACAACGACCGCCCCGGCATCATGCTCGCCTCCGCCGTGCGCAGCTACCTCAACCGGTACGGCCTTGCCGCCGGCAAGCGCGTGGCCATCAGCACCACCAATGACAGCGCCTATGCCGTGGCAGCCGACCTCGCCGCCGCAGGCGTCAAGGTGGCTGCCGTCATCGACGCCCGTCCTGCCCTGACCGCCGCGGCAACCGCCGCCGTCGAATCCGGAATCCGGGTGCTGATCGGCAGCGCGGTGGCCAACACCTCCGCCGACGGGTCCGGCCGGCTGGACGGCGTCACCGTCCGCAGCATCAACGACGACGGCGAGCTCACCTCGGGCGTCGAGCAGATCGCCTGCGACCTGCTGGCCGTGTCCGGCGGCTGGAGCCCGCTGGTCCACCTGCACTCGCAGCGGCAGGGTAAGTTGCGCTGGGACGACGCCCTGGCAGCTTTCGTGCCCAGCACCGAAGTGCCCAACCAGCAGACCATCGGCTCCGGCCGCGGCTCCTTCGCCACCGCGGACTGCGTTGCCGAGGGCGTCTCCGCGGGCGCCCGGGCGGCCATCGCGGCGGGCTTCGCGTCCGCCGTCGAGCCTTCCCCCCTCGCCGAGCCGAAGGCCTCCGCTCCCACCCGCCAGCTCTGGCTGGTACCCGGCGAGAGCGGCACCCCGGACGACTGGCACCACCACTTCGTGGACTTCCAGCGCGACCAGTCCGTGGCGGACGTCCTCCGCTCCACCGGAGCCGGCATGCGCTCCGTTGAGCACATCAAGCGGTACACCTCCATCAGCACCGCCAATGACCAAGGCAAGACCTCCGGCGTCAACGCCATCGGCGTCATTGCCGCGGCGCTGCGGACCGCCGGGGAGGCCTCCCGCGGCATCGGCGACATAGGCACCACCACCTACCGGGCACCGTTCACCCCGGTGGCGTTCGCGGCACTGGCCGGACGCCAGCGCGGAGAACTGTTCGATCCCGCCCGCATCACGTCCATCCACCCCTGGCACGTTGCCAAGGGTGCGCTGTTCGAGGACGTCGGGCAATGGAAGCGCCCCTGGTACTACCCGCAGGACGGGGAGGACATGGACGCTGCCGTGCTGCGCGAATGCGCAGCCGTCCGCGACTCCGTGGGCTTCATGGACGCCACCACCCTGGGCAAGATCGAGATCCGCGGCAAGGACGCGGGGGAGTTCCTGAACCGGGTCTACACCAACGCGTTCAAGAAGCTTGCGCCGGGTTCGGCACGCTACGGCGTCATGTGCACCCCGGACGGCATGATTTTCGACGACGGCGTGACCCTCCGCGTGGACGACGACACCTACTTCATGACCACCACCACCGGCGGCGCCGCCAAGGTGCTCGACTGGCTGGAGGAATGGCTGCAGACCGAGTGGCCAGAGCTGGACGTGAAGTGCACCTCGGTGACGGAGCAGTGGAGCACCATTGCCGTCGTCGGGCCCAAATCCCGTGAGGTCATCGCCAAGGTGGCACCGGAACTGGCAGCCAACGGCGGCCTGGACGCCGAAGCCTTCCCGTTCATGACCTTCCGCGAAACCACCCTCGCCTCCGGCGTCCGCGCCCGGGTCTGCCGCATCTCGTTCTCCGGCGAACTCGCCTACGAGATCAACATCCCGGCCTGGTATGGACTGAACACCTGGGAAGCCGTGGCCGCTGCCGGCGCCGAATTCAACATCACCCCGTACGGGACCGAAACCATGCACGTGCTGCGCGCCGAAAAGGGCTACCCGATCGTCGGGCAGGACACGGACGGCACCGTCACCCCGCAGGACGCGGGCATGGAGTGGATCGTTTCCAAGGCCAAGGACTTCATCGGCAAGCGCTCGTACTCACGGGCGGACTCCAGTCGCGAGGACCGCAAGCACCTGGTCAGCGTCCTCCCGGTCGACGGCACGCTCCGGCTGCCGGAAGGCACCCAGCTCGTGGAGAAGGGCCGCTCCACCAACCCGGCCTACGGTCCTGTACCGATGGAGGGCTTCGTCACTTCCAGCTACCACAGCGCAGCGTTGGGCAGGTCTTTTGGCCTGGCCCTGATCAAGAATGGCCGCAACCGCATTGGCGAAACCCTGGTGGCCGCCGCCGGCGACCAGTTGGTGGACGTGGTTGTTGCAGAAACAGTGCTTTTTGACCCAGAAGGGACCCGTAAAGATGGCTGA
- a CDS encoding AmiS/UreI family transporter gives MPFICLLLSGAALLANGLATLGHVPRRDAAALNLLVGGTQLVLGVVYVSAAGNAPARLLTAAGMFLFGATYLYSGLDVLLALGSRGLGWFCGLVAFCGVLLAVAWLGTDPLLAVLWVCWSVLWALLFACLALDAVRLERFTGWALVLASPASATVPALLGLAGFWPVSPAAAWGAALGGATLFVAARAMARRGQKVPRRASAGDPAPAK, from the coding sequence ATGCCCTTCATTTGCCTCCTGCTCTCCGGTGCCGCACTGCTGGCCAACGGCCTGGCGACCCTCGGGCACGTTCCCCGCCGCGACGCCGCTGCCCTCAACCTGCTGGTTGGAGGCACCCAGCTGGTGCTCGGCGTCGTCTACGTCTCTGCCGCCGGGAACGCTCCGGCACGGCTCCTGACGGCGGCCGGCATGTTCCTGTTCGGAGCCACCTACCTGTACTCGGGATTGGACGTGCTGCTGGCACTCGGGTCCCGCGGGCTGGGCTGGTTCTGCGGGCTGGTGGCGTTCTGCGGCGTGCTGCTGGCGGTTGCCTGGCTGGGCACCGACCCTCTGCTTGCGGTGCTGTGGGTGTGCTGGTCCGTGCTGTGGGCCCTGCTGTTCGCCTGCCTGGCCCTGGATGCTGTGCGGCTGGAGCGGTTCACGGGCTGGGCCCTGGTGCTGGCGAGCCCGGCGTCGGCCACGGTTCCGGCGCTCCTTGGCCTGGCGGGGTTCTGGCCCGTCTCCCCCGCCGCGGCGTGGGGTGCTGCGCTGGGCGGGGCCACGCTGTTCGTCGCGGCACGCGCAATGGCCCGGCGCGGACAGAAAGTTCCGCGCCGGGCCAGTGCCGGAGATCCTGCGCCTGCTAAGTGA
- a CDS encoding sarcosine oxidase subunit gamma family protein yields MAETAASPTQSSAEQNNSARVSPARQLAEAFAAGSLAGTVEISEVPFLTMVGLRADAGSDEATRLAAVTGGVPAGSGDVVNSGDTSVLWLGPSEFLVVAPTEAHESLGGHLIPALREALGTGAGQVVDLSANRTTFELVGPRARAVLEKGCSLDLHPRVFKAGTALSTEIANIPAILWKTGEDSFRIFPRASFAEFLGRWLLDAMREYASPEVP; encoded by the coding sequence ATGGCTGAAACAGCAGCATCCCCCACCCAGAGCTCCGCAGAGCAGAACAATTCGGCCCGTGTCAGCCCGGCACGCCAGCTGGCGGAAGCCTTCGCCGCAGGTTCCCTGGCCGGAACCGTTGAGATCTCGGAAGTACCCTTCCTGACTATGGTGGGCCTCCGGGCTGACGCAGGCTCGGACGAGGCAACGCGCCTGGCCGCCGTCACCGGCGGCGTGCCGGCCGGTTCCGGTGATGTGGTCAACTCCGGCGACACCTCGGTCCTGTGGCTGGGCCCCTCGGAATTCCTGGTGGTGGCACCCACCGAGGCGCACGAATCCCTGGGCGGCCACCTGATCCCGGCCCTCCGGGAAGCACTTGGCACCGGCGCAGGCCAGGTGGTGGATCTTTCCGCCAACCGGACCACGTTCGAGCTGGTTGGCCCCCGGGCCCGCGCCGTCCTGGAAAAGGGCTGCTCGCTGGACCTGCACCCCCGGGTGTTCAAGGCAGGCACCGCCTTGTCCACCGAGATCGCGAACATCCCCGCCATCCTGTGGAAGACCGGCGAGGACTCCTTCCGGATCTTCCCCCGGGCGTCGTTCGCCGAGTTCCTGGGCCGGTGGCTCCTGGACGCCATGCGGGAGTACGCCTCACCAGAGGTCCCCTGA
- a CDS encoding helix-turn-helix domain-containing protein: MPAAATAGASARPERQDVTSSVAASFDHWKHLVAESFVPLTAQTADVDGFQGRMRSRVLDRMSIVEVTATSHEVHRTPALIAQAHERYFKLNLQLEGTGLLVQDNREAVLEPGDLAIYDTNRPYTLAFEDKTRIMVLMFPCDAVSLPADYVGQLAAVRMGNRGLSGLVGQFIRQLSENLDVLNGPSGSRLATNALDLVSTMLHAEMDIKPDRMKPQALLAVSVREYIEANLSDPLLSPAGIAAAHFISTRHLHNVFHESGTTVASWIRTQRLEGARRELRDPLHAGQPVGAVAARWGFLDAAHFSRTFRDAFGVSPSEWRKSS, encoded by the coding sequence ATGCCAGCAGCAGCTACAGCCGGGGCCTCTGCCCGGCCCGAACGCCAAGACGTCACCTCGAGCGTTGCGGCATCCTTCGACCATTGGAAGCACCTGGTGGCGGAGTCCTTCGTACCCCTCACCGCCCAAACAGCTGACGTGGATGGCTTCCAGGGCCGGATGCGCTCCCGGGTACTGGACCGGATGTCCATTGTTGAAGTGACCGCCACCTCGCACGAGGTCCACCGCACCCCGGCCCTGATCGCGCAGGCCCATGAACGCTACTTCAAGCTCAACCTGCAGTTGGAAGGCACCGGCCTGCTGGTCCAGGACAACCGGGAAGCCGTGCTTGAGCCCGGGGACCTCGCCATCTACGACACCAACCGGCCGTACACCCTCGCGTTCGAGGACAAGACACGGATCATGGTGCTGATGTTCCCCTGCGACGCCGTGTCCCTGCCCGCAGACTATGTGGGGCAGCTGGCCGCCGTGCGCATGGGCAACAGAGGCCTGAGCGGGCTCGTTGGACAGTTCATCCGCCAGCTGTCGGAAAACCTGGACGTCCTGAATGGACCCAGCGGCTCCCGGCTGGCAACGAACGCCCTTGACCTGGTGTCCACCATGCTGCATGCCGAAATGGATATTAAGCCGGACCGGATGAAGCCGCAGGCGCTGCTGGCCGTCTCGGTCCGCGAGTACATCGAGGCGAACCTCTCTGACCCGCTGCTGTCCCCGGCGGGTATTGCGGCGGCGCATTTCATCTCCACCCGGCACCTGCACAACGTCTTTCACGAGTCCGGAACCACGGTAGCCAGCTGGATCCGGACCCAACGGCTCGAGGGGGCCCGCCGCGAACTTCGGGACCCGCTGCACGCGGGACAGCCCGTCGGCGCGGTTGCGGCCCGCTGGGGTTTCCTCGACGCCGCCCACTTCAGCCGCACCTTCCGGGATGCTTTCGGGGTCTCGCCCAGCGAGTGGCGTAAAAGCTCCTAG
- a CDS encoding CsbD family protein — protein MGLDDKIGNAAEKLGGKGKEAAGNATGDESLKAEGQTDQAKSDLKQAGEHVKDAFKKD, from the coding sequence ATGGGTTTGGACGACAAGATCGGCAACGCTGCAGAGAAGCTTGGCGGCAAGGGCAAGGAAGCTGCCGGCAACGCCACGGGCGATGAAAGCCTGAAGGCTGAAGGCCAGACCGACCAGGCAAAATCCGACCTGAAGCAGGCCGGCGAGCACGTCAAGGATGCGTTCAAGAAGGATTAA